Proteins encoded within one genomic window of Bradyrhizobium sp. 186:
- the phnH gene encoding phosphonate C-P lyase system protein PhnH → MTTIAELPPGFVDKVLSAQSTFRSVMDAMARPGSVQRIVPMAGAPGPMMRGTAAIALTLFDHDTPLWLDAPMSESSDVVKWLKFHTGAPVIQDSSIASFALISDGAALPGFERLALGTNEYPDRSTTLILQVDSLDAGRSFELRGPGIDGAATLHATIGPADLFERLRINEALFPRGIDVVLVADDAVVAIPRTARVANKGS, encoded by the coding sequence ATGACCACGATTGCGGAACTGCCGCCGGGTTTCGTCGACAAGGTCTTGTCGGCGCAATCGACTTTTCGCTCGGTCATGGATGCGATGGCGCGACCGGGCTCGGTCCAGCGCATCGTGCCGATGGCGGGAGCGCCCGGACCGATGATGCGCGGCACGGCCGCGATTGCGCTGACGCTGTTCGATCACGATACGCCGCTCTGGCTCGACGCGCCGATGTCGGAAAGCTCCGACGTCGTGAAATGGCTAAAATTCCATACCGGCGCGCCGGTCATCCAGGATTCCTCGATCGCGAGCTTTGCGTTGATCAGCGACGGCGCCGCGCTGCCGGGGTTCGAGCGCCTCGCGCTCGGCACCAACGAATATCCGGACCGTTCGACCACCTTGATCCTCCAGGTTGACAGCCTGGACGCCGGGCGCAGCTTCGAGCTGCGTGGCCCGGGCATCGACGGCGCCGCAACGCTCCATGCGACGATCGGGCCGGCGGATCTGTTCGAACGGCTGCGCATCAACGAGGCGCTGTTTCCGCGCGGCATCGACGTGGTGCTGGTCGCCGATGATGCCGTGGTTGCGATCCCGCGTACCGCGCGTGTCGCGAACAAGGGAAGCTAG
- the phnE gene encoding phosphonate ABC transporter, permease protein PhnE produces MTRPQEVDTAQVRARYPDVFGRPASARLAMPAMIVAAFAILVYGLVDLEFSPQRFLAGLGELGWISMMMIPPDPGSSLPIYLKALGETLSIALLGTTLAALFALPVSLLAARNVVPSKILRFPVRRFLDSIRGIDTLIWALVWINVVGLGPFAGVLAIAVSDFGAFGKLFSEAIEGADQKQVEGIRASGGSALHEIRFGLLPQVLPVIAGQVLYFIESNTRSATIIGIVGAGGIGLQLAEQIRVLEWQRVSFLILMILVAVAAIDFISGKLRFAIIGRRAVA; encoded by the coding sequence GTGACGAGGCCGCAGGAGGTCGACACCGCGCAGGTTCGCGCGCGCTATCCTGATGTGTTCGGCCGGCCGGCCTCGGCGCGGCTCGCAATGCCGGCGATGATCGTCGCGGCATTCGCGATCCTGGTGTACGGCTTGGTTGACCTCGAGTTCTCGCCGCAGCGCTTCCTCGCCGGCCTCGGCGAGCTCGGCTGGATCAGCATGATGATGATCCCGCCGGATCCCGGCTCGTCACTGCCAATCTATCTGAAGGCGCTGGGCGAGACCCTCTCGATCGCGCTGCTCGGCACGACGCTGGCCGCGCTGTTCGCGCTCCCGGTCAGCCTGCTTGCTGCCCGCAACGTGGTGCCGTCGAAGATCCTGCGCTTCCCGGTCCGGCGCTTCCTCGATTCGATCCGCGGCATCGACACGCTGATCTGGGCGCTGGTGTGGATCAACGTGGTCGGGCTCGGACCGTTCGCCGGCGTGCTCGCCATCGCCGTGTCGGATTTCGGTGCCTTCGGCAAGCTGTTCTCCGAGGCAATCGAGGGCGCCGACCAGAAACAGGTCGAGGGCATCCGCGCATCCGGCGGCAGCGCGCTGCACGAGATCCGCTTCGGTCTGCTGCCGCAGGTGCTGCCGGTGATTGCCGGCCAGGTGCTCTATTTCATCGAATCGAACACGCGCTCGGCCACCATCATCGGCATTGTCGGCGCCGGCGGCATCGGGCTCCAGCTTGCCGAGCAGATCCGCGTGTTGGAATGGCAGAGAGTGTCGTTCCTGATCCTGATGATTCTGGTCGCGGTCGCGGCGATCGACTTCATCTCGGGGAAGCTCCGTTTCGCCATCATCGGCCGGCGGGCGGTGGCGTAG
- the phnG gene encoding phosphonate C-P lyase system protein PhnG, giving the protein MDSVTQNNNQQAQRKASMAVLAHAEAGEIAARLRTLSLPDHQDLREPENGLVMLRGRVGGDGAPFNLGEATVSRAAVRLASGEVGFGYALGRNSEKARLIALCDALVQSRDFSVAVERDVIAPLREQLRMRRKQAAAETAATKVDFYTMVRGEG; this is encoded by the coding sequence GTGGATTCGGTGACGCAGAACAACAACCAGCAAGCCCAGCGCAAGGCCTCAATGGCCGTGCTGGCGCACGCGGAGGCGGGCGAGATCGCCGCTCGCCTCCGCACTCTCTCTTTGCCCGACCATCAGGATCTGCGCGAGCCGGAAAATGGCCTCGTCATGCTGCGCGGTCGCGTCGGCGGCGACGGCGCGCCGTTCAATCTGGGCGAAGCAACGGTGTCGCGGGCCGCGGTGCGGCTTGCGAGCGGCGAGGTCGGCTTCGGCTACGCGCTCGGGCGCAACAGTGAGAAGGCGCGGCTGATCGCATTATGCGATGCACTGGTGCAGTCGCGGGATTTTAGCGTGGCCGTCGAGCGGGACGTTATCGCGCCGTTGCGCGAGCAGCTTAGGATGCGACGCAAGCAGGCGGCGGCCGAGACCGCCGCGACGAAGGTTGATTTTTACACCATGGTGCGCGGTGAGGGGTGA
- the phnD gene encoding phosphonate ABC transporter substrate-binding protein: MITRRLILAGAAALAFTTSASAEDWKAKYPELTFAVIPAENASGVTERWAPFMSYLSKELGVKVTLRIANDYAAVIEGQRAGNIHIASYGSASFARARLTSVKTDAFANDINADGSTGYYSVFFVKASSPYKSVDQLKGKNLGLVDPNSTSGNNVPRFELDKMGIADADTYFSKVVFTGSHENAILALAQGTVDVAANQWTSDDDSTLAQMLTKNMLKNADGSAMKKDDFRIIHKSAPIINGPYAYNSDLPEEAKAAIAKAFFDAPAKDKAAFDRLQDGQKKGFHPATTKDWDGTIELIKFVDALRKKKAS, translated from the coding sequence ATGATCACTCGCAGACTCATTCTTGCCGGCGCCGCCGCGCTCGCGTTCACGACTTCAGCCTCCGCCGAGGACTGGAAAGCCAAATATCCCGAACTGACCTTCGCGGTCATTCCGGCGGAAAACGCCTCGGGCGTTACCGAGCGCTGGGCGCCGTTCATGAGCTATCTCTCCAAGGAATTGGGCGTGAAGGTCACGCTGCGCATCGCCAACGACTACGCTGCTGTGATCGAAGGCCAGCGCGCCGGCAACATTCATATCGCGAGCTATGGCTCGGCGTCGTTCGCCCGCGCCCGCCTGACCAGCGTCAAGACCGACGCCTTCGCCAACGACATCAACGCCGACGGCTCGACCGGTTATTACTCGGTGTTCTTCGTCAAGGCGAGCAGCCCCTACAAGAGCGTCGATCAGCTGAAGGGCAAGAACCTCGGCCTCGTCGACCCGAACTCGACCTCGGGCAACAACGTGCCGCGCTTCGAGCTCGACAAGATGGGCATCGCGGACGCCGACACCTATTTCAGCAAGGTCGTCTTCACCGGCAGCCATGAGAACGCGATCCTGGCGCTGGCGCAGGGCACGGTCGACGTCGCCGCCAACCAGTGGACCAGCGATGACGATTCCACGCTGGCGCAGATGCTGACCAAGAACATGTTGAAGAATGCCGACGGCTCGGCGATGAAGAAGGACGATTTCCGCATCATCCACAAGTCGGCGCCGATCATCAACGGCCCCTATGCCTACAATTCCGATCTGCCGGAAGAGGCCAAGGCCGCGATCGCGAAGGCGTTCTTCGACGCGCCGGCCAAGGACAAGGCGGCCTTCGATCGTCTCCAAGACGGCCAGAAGAAGGGTTTTCATCCCGCTACCACCAAGGATTGGGATGGCACGATCGAGCTGATCAAGTTCGTCGATGCACTGCGTAAGAAGAAGGCGTCCTGA
- the phnL gene encoding phosphonate C-P lyase system protein PhnL — MTAMIDIADAKKTFTMHLQGGIELPVVRGVTFHVDPGECVVLSGPSGAGKSSILKMIFGNYRCDSGRIGIRHRGALIDLATAEPRQVINVRRSTIGYVSQFLRAVPRVATIDVVAEPLIAGGTSRTDAQARAGSLLHRLNIPERLWQLPPATFSGGEQQRVNIARGFISDLPILILDEPTASLDAANRAVVVELIGEKKRQGVAMVAIVHDDEIRHLIADRIVDVTSFAAAA; from the coding sequence ATGACTGCCATGATCGACATCGCCGATGCCAAAAAGACCTTCACGATGCACCTGCAAGGCGGCATCGAATTGCCGGTGGTGCGCGGCGTCACCTTCCACGTCGACCCCGGCGAATGTGTCGTGCTGTCCGGCCCGTCCGGCGCGGGCAAGTCGTCGATCCTGAAGATGATCTTCGGCAACTACCGCTGCGACTCCGGTCGCATCGGCATCCGTCATCGCGGCGCGCTGATCGATCTCGCCACCGCCGAACCGCGGCAGGTCATCAACGTCCGCCGTTCGACCATCGGCTATGTCAGCCAGTTCTTGCGCGCAGTCCCGCGCGTGGCCACGATCGACGTCGTCGCCGAGCCGCTGATCGCTGGCGGCACGAGCCGAACTGATGCGCAGGCGCGCGCGGGCAGCCTGCTGCATCGCCTCAACATTCCCGAGCGGCTCTGGCAGCTACCGCCCGCGACCTTCTCCGGCGGCGAGCAGCAGCGCGTCAACATCGCGCGCGGTTTCATCTCGGACCTGCCGATCCTGATCCTCGACGAGCCGACTGCTTCGCTCGACGCCGCTAACCGCGCTGTCGTGGTCGAGCTGATCGGCGAGAAGAAGCGCCAGGGCGTTGCCATGGTCGCGATCGTCCATGACGACGAGATTCGCCATCTGATTGCCGACCGTATCGTCGACGTCACCAGCTTTGCCGCCGCGGCCTGA
- the phnK gene encoding phosphonate C-P lyase system protein PhnK → MADRDMLEPNMLENDEPLLVAESLSKSYGRIAACRDVSFSLYPGEVLAIVGESGSGKSTLLQLLSGQLAASGGHVSYRMRDGVTRDLATLGEAERRFLFRTDWGFVHQDPAQGLRMAVSAGANVGERLMAVGWNHYGRIRDTASDWLTRVEIDIARIDDPPRTYSGGMRQRLQIARNLVTEPRLVFMDEPTGGLDVSVQARLLDLLRNLVAELHLAVVIVTHDLAVARLLSHRVMVMKGGRVIETGLTDQVLDDPREPYTQLLVSSILPP, encoded by the coding sequence ATGGCTGATCGAGACATGCTCGAGCCAAACATGCTCGAAAATGACGAGCCGCTGCTCGTCGCCGAATCCCTCAGCAAGTCCTACGGCCGCATCGCTGCGTGCCGCGACGTGTCATTCTCGCTTTATCCCGGCGAGGTGCTGGCGATCGTCGGTGAATCCGGGTCGGGCAAGTCGACGCTGCTCCAGCTCCTGTCGGGCCAACTCGCGGCCAGCGGCGGGCATGTGTCCTACCGGATGCGCGACGGCGTCACGCGCGACCTCGCCACGCTCGGCGAGGCCGAGCGGCGCTTCCTGTTCCGCACCGATTGGGGTTTTGTGCACCAGGATCCCGCGCAGGGGCTGCGCATGGCGGTCTCGGCCGGTGCCAATGTCGGCGAGCGGCTGATGGCGGTGGGTTGGAACCACTATGGCCGCATCCGTGACACCGCGTCCGACTGGCTCACGCGCGTCGAGATCGACATCGCGCGCATCGACGATCCGCCGCGCACTTATTCCGGCGGCATGCGCCAGCGTCTCCAGATCGCGCGCAACCTCGTCACGGAGCCGCGGCTGGTGTTCATGGATGAGCCCACTGGCGGTCTTGACGTGTCTGTCCAGGCGCGCCTGCTCGACCTCCTGCGCAATCTCGTCGCCGAGCTGCATCTCGCCGTCGTCATCGTCACCCACGATCTCGCGGTCGCGCGACTGCTGTCGCATCGCGTGATGGTGATGAAGGGCGGCCGCGTCATCGAGACCGGTCTCACCGACCAGGTGCTCGACGATCCCCGCGAGCCCTACACCCAACTCCTCGTCTCCTCGATTCTGCCGCCATGA
- a CDS encoding alpha-D-ribose 1-methylphosphonate 5-phosphate C-P-lyase PhnJ has protein sequence MNAPAYNFAYLDEQTKRMIRRAILKAIAIPGYQVPFASREMPMPYGWGTGGVQVTAAILGPQDVLKVIDQGSDDTTNAISIRKFFAKTAGVATTTATEDATVIQTRHRIPETALHENQVLVYQVPIPEPLRFLEPRETETRRMHALAEYGLMHVKLYEDIARFGHIATAYAYPVKVNARYVMDPSPTPKFDNPKMDNCPALQLFGAGREKRIYAIPPYTQVVSLDFEDHPFEPYRFNAPCALCGAENSYLDEIVTDDKGGRMFVCSDTDYCEGRQAAGHHGSLSAAPYKERAQGESNG, from the coding sequence ATGAACGCGCCGGCCTACAATTTTGCCTATCTCGACGAACAGACCAAGCGGATGATCCGCCGCGCGATCCTGAAGGCGATCGCGATCCCCGGCTATCAGGTGCCGTTCGCCAGCCGCGAAATGCCGATGCCCTATGGTTGGGGCACCGGCGGCGTGCAGGTCACGGCCGCGATCCTTGGGCCCCAAGACGTGCTGAAGGTGATCGATCAGGGTTCTGACGACACGACGAATGCGATCTCGATCCGCAAATTCTTCGCCAAGACCGCCGGCGTCGCCACGACGACGGCGACGGAAGATGCAACGGTGATCCAGACCCGGCACCGCATCCCGGAGACGGCGCTGCACGAGAACCAGGTGCTGGTCTATCAGGTGCCGATCCCGGAACCGCTGCGCTTCCTCGAGCCGCGCGAGACCGAAACGCGGCGCATGCATGCGCTCGCCGAATACGGCCTGATGCATGTGAAGCTTTATGAGGACATTGCCCGCTTCGGCCACATCGCGACAGCCTATGCCTATCCGGTGAAGGTGAACGCGCGCTATGTGATGGATCCGTCGCCGACGCCGAAGTTCGACAATCCCAAGATGGATAATTGCCCGGCGCTGCAATTGTTCGGCGCGGGACGCGAGAAGCGCATCTATGCGATTCCGCCTTATACCCAGGTCGTATCGCTCGATTTCGAGGATCACCCGTTCGAGCCCTATCGCTTCAACGCGCCCTGTGCGCTGTGCGGCGCGGAAAATTCCTATCTCGACGAGATCGTGACCGACGACAAGGGCGGTCGCATGTTCGTCTGCTCGGACACCGACTATTGCGAGGGCCGCCAGGCCGCCGGCCATCACGGCAGCCTCAGCGCCGCGCCGTACAAGGAGAGGGCGCAGGGGGAATCAAATGGCTGA
- a CDS encoding carbon-phosphorus lyase complex subunit PhnI, protein MYVAVKGGERAIENAHRLLANARRGDPSVPEVTLDQISEQLGLAVDRVMSEGSLYDRELAALAIKQARGDLIEAIFLVRAFRATLPRFGTSEPVDTGAMRVQRRVSSTFKDIPGGQILGPTFDYTHRLLDPTLAEGFVPEEPATAEASTAPTPRVTDILGRDGLIESSPRAEEGASVGDLTREPLNFPADRDLRLQNLARGDEGFLLAMGYSTQRGYGRNHPFAGEIRFGEVAVEFFAEDVGFAVPLGSIELTECQMVNQFKGSVTEAPCFTRGYGLAFGQSERKTMSMALVDRALRARELGEEAVAPAQDEEFVMSHSDNVQATGFVEHLKLPHYVDFQSELGLLRKLRQEFAEGVAQANAAEPMKEAAE, encoded by the coding sequence ATGTATGTCGCGGTCAAAGGCGGCGAACGCGCCATCGAGAACGCTCATCGCCTGCTCGCCAATGCGCGGCGCGGTGACCCGAGTGTGCCTGAAGTCACGCTCGACCAGATCTCGGAACAGCTTGGCCTGGCCGTAGACCGCGTCATGAGCGAAGGCTCGCTCTATGACCGCGAACTCGCGGCGCTCGCGATCAAGCAGGCGCGGGGCGACCTGATCGAGGCGATCTTCCTGGTCCGCGCGTTCCGCGCCACGCTGCCGCGCTTTGGCACGAGCGAGCCGGTCGACACCGGCGCGATGCGGGTGCAGCGGCGGGTGTCGTCGACCTTCAAGGACATTCCCGGCGGCCAGATTCTCGGGCCGACCTTTGACTATACGCACCGCCTGCTCGATCCGACGCTCGCTGAGGGATTTGTGCCCGAGGAGCCTGCGACGGCCGAAGCTTCGACGGCGCCGACGCCGCGCGTGACCGATATTTTGGGCCGTGACGGGTTGATCGAATCCTCGCCGCGCGCCGAAGAAGGCGCCAGTGTCGGCGATCTCACGCGTGAGCCGCTAAACTTCCCGGCGGACCGCGACCTGCGCTTGCAGAATCTCGCGCGCGGTGACGAAGGATTTCTGCTGGCGATGGGCTATTCCACCCAGCGCGGCTACGGCCGCAACCACCCCTTCGCCGGCGAGATCCGCTTCGGCGAGGTCGCGGTCGAATTCTTCGCCGAGGATGTCGGCTTCGCCGTGCCGCTCGGCTCGATCGAACTCACCGAGTGCCAGATGGTCAACCAGTTCAAGGGCTCAGTGACGGAAGCGCCGTGCTTCACCCGCGGCTATGGCCTCGCCTTCGGCCAGAGCGAGCGCAAGACAATGTCGATGGCGCTGGTGGATCGTGCGCTACGCGCCCGTGAATTGGGTGAAGAGGCCGTCGCGCCGGCGCAGGATGAGGAATTCGTGATGTCGCATTCGGACAACGTCCAGGCGACCGGCTTCGTCGAGCATCTGAAGCTGCCGCATTATGTCGACTTCCAGTCCGAGCTTGGTCTTTTGCGCAAGCTGCGCCAGGAATTTGCTGAAGGGGTTGCCCAGGCCAATGCCGCAGAGCCCATGAAGGAGGCCGCGGAATGA
- the phnE gene encoding phosphonate ABC transporter, permease protein PhnE, translating to MTVAVSILPEQQLAVLNAAYRQAVARKRLRLLLGVVIFAAALLLAAIGAEVNLRTLFAYFGNFISYFDRILTLDNGQRVWTDVGEWLWGWRKWLKMLGETLLISYVGTLIGATFAFVLNFFAAENTSPAPWLRFVVQRLLEFARTVPGIVFALIFVIAFGLGPMAGVLAIAIHCTGALGKLFSEIVENADMKPVEGIRSTGASWLACMRFAILPQVTAGYASYALLRFEINVREASVMGFVGAGGIGQELVVAIRKFYYSDVSAILLTIIVTVFIIDITTGWLRGRLFGKEART from the coding sequence ATGACCGTCGCGGTTTCGATCCTCCCCGAGCAGCAGCTCGCCGTGCTCAACGCCGCCTATCGCCAGGCGGTCGCGCGCAAGCGGCTCCGACTCCTGTTGGGAGTCGTGATCTTCGCCGCTGCACTCCTTCTTGCCGCGATCGGCGCAGAAGTGAATTTGCGCACGCTGTTCGCCTATTTCGGCAACTTCATCAGCTATTTCGACCGCATCCTTACGCTCGACAACGGTCAGCGCGTCTGGACCGATGTCGGCGAATGGCTGTGGGGCTGGCGCAAATGGCTGAAGATGCTGGGCGAGACCCTGTTGATCAGCTACGTCGGCACGCTGATCGGAGCGACCTTCGCCTTTGTTCTGAACTTCTTCGCGGCCGAGAACACTTCGCCCGCGCCCTGGCTGCGCTTCGTGGTGCAGCGCCTGCTCGAATTCGCCCGCACCGTCCCCGGCATCGTCTTCGCGCTGATCTTCGTCATCGCCTTCGGGCTCGGCCCGATGGCCGGCGTGCTGGCGATCGCGATCCATTGCACCGGCGCGCTCGGAAAACTGTTCTCGGAGATCGTCGAGAATGCCGACATGAAGCCGGTCGAGGGTATCCGTTCGACCGGCGCGAGCTGGCTCGCCTGCATGCGCTTCGCCATCCTGCCGCAGGTGACCGCAGGTTACGCCAGTTACGCGCTGCTGCGCTTCGAGATCAACGTCCGCGAAGCCTCCGTGATGGGTTTTGTCGGCGCTGGCGGCATCGGCCAGGAGCTCGTCGTCGCCATCCGCAAATTCTACTATTCGGACGTCAGCGCGATCCTGCTCACCATCATCGTCACGGTCTTCATCATTGACATCACCACCGGCTGGCTGCGCGGCCGCCTGTTCGGCAAGGAGGCTCGGACGTGA
- a CDS encoding chloramphenicol acetyltransferase → MAAKALSVQPTIDPSAKLLETRLGAYTEVGARTILHEVTMGDYSYVVNDAQITYTTIGKFCSIAAMTRINPGNHPMDRATQAHFTYRSSAYFPGESDDTEFFDWRRQHYVHIGHDVWIGHGAIVLPGRNIGTGAVIAAGAIVTKDVPAYSIVAGNPARIVRRRFSEEIAGRLARLAWWDWDHDKLREALPDFRKLGIEDFLSTYEARANSLTGSLTGSLASKRNAVA, encoded by the coding sequence ATGGCCGCCAAGGCGCTCTCGGTCCAACCGACCATCGACCCCTCGGCGAAGCTGCTCGAGACCAGGCTCGGCGCCTATACCGAGGTCGGCGCGCGCACGATCCTGCATGAAGTGACGATGGGCGATTACTCCTATGTCGTGAACGACGCGCAGATCACCTACACCACCATCGGAAAATTCTGCTCGATCGCGGCAATGACCCGCATCAATCCCGGCAATCATCCGATGGACCGCGCTACCCAGGCGCATTTCACCTATCGCTCGAGCGCCTACTTTCCCGGCGAGAGCGACGATACAGAATTCTTCGACTGGCGGCGCCAGCATTACGTCCATATCGGCCATGACGTCTGGATCGGCCACGGCGCGATCGTGCTGCCGGGCCGCAACATCGGCACCGGCGCGGTCATCGCCGCCGGTGCCATCGTCACCAAGGACGTGCCGGCCTACAGCATCGTCGCCGGCAATCCCGCGCGCATCGTGCGGCGGCGGTTCTCGGAAGAAATCGCCGGACGGCTCGCCAGGCTGGCCTGGTGGGATTGGGATCACGACAAATTGCGTGAGGCACTGCCCGATTTCCGCAAGCTCGGGATTGAAGATTTTCTCTCGACATACGAAGCACGGGCGAATTCTCTCACTGGTTCTCTTACTGGTTCTCTTGCCAGCAAACGAAACGCGGTCGCGTGA
- the phnC gene encoding phosphonate ABC transporter ATP-binding protein, with translation MLVVEGLTCRFGAKAAVDDASFKVAPGGFVGVIGRSGAGKSTLLRTINRLATPTQGRILFDGIDVTALRGKELRQWRARSAMIFQQFNLVGRLDVLTNVLMGRLATMPAWRSLTQTWPEADMALAMSALEQFDIASLAAQRADQLSGGQQQRVAIARALVQQPDIILADEPIASLDPRNTKIVMDALLRINKHFGITVLCNLHSLDLARSYCDRLIGMAAGRVVFDGAPSALTDHVARELYDLEAADVMGGTPVPAPEGIPALGTAAAA, from the coding sequence ATGCTGGTGGTGGAAGGTCTGACGTGCCGCTTCGGCGCAAAAGCCGCGGTGGACGATGCCTCATTTAAAGTTGCCCCCGGCGGCTTCGTCGGTGTGATCGGACGCTCCGGCGCCGGCAAGTCGACCCTGCTGCGGACCATCAACCGCCTCGCGACGCCGACACAGGGCCGCATCCTGTTCGATGGCATCGACGTCACCGCGCTGCGCGGCAAGGAGCTGCGGCAGTGGCGCGCGCGATCGGCGATGATTTTTCAGCAATTCAACCTGGTCGGCCGGCTCGACGTGCTCACCAACGTCCTGATGGGGCGTCTCGCGACGATGCCGGCCTGGCGTTCGCTCACACAGACCTGGCCCGAGGCTGACATGGCGCTGGCGATGTCGGCGCTCGAGCAGTTCGATATCGCCTCGCTCGCAGCCCAGCGCGCCGACCAGCTCTCCGGTGGCCAGCAGCAGCGCGTCGCGATCGCCCGCGCCCTGGTGCAGCAGCCCGATATCATCCTTGCCGACGAGCCGATCGCTTCGCTCGACCCGCGCAATACCAAGATCGTGATGGATGCGCTGCTGCGCATCAACAAGCACTTCGGCATCACCGTGCTCTGCAATTTGCATTCGCTCGATCTGGCGCGCAGCTATTGCGACCGCCTGATCGGCATGGCCGCGGGCCGCGTGGTATTCGACGGCGCGCCGTCCGCGCTCACCGATCATGTTGCGCGCGAACTCTACGACCTTGAAGCCGCCGACGTCATGGGCGGCACGCCGGTGCCGGCGCCCGAGGGTATTCCGGCGCTTGGAACGGCGGCCGCCGCCTGA
- the phnF gene encoding phosphonate metabolism transcriptional regulator PhnF translates to MSMQDIASSGVALWRLVADGIERGIADGRFAAGEKLPGEMEIAETYRVNRHTVRRALAALAERGLVRAERGSGTYVEAQRLAYPLRSRTRFSEIVGAGGREPRGQLIEASEDVATRELARELGLKVGAPLVRIEAIRLADRTPICVSTTWLSAELFPGAGAVFATTRSMTKLLEHYGVRDYRRGATRITAGIVDATDAARLDLLLGRPILVVDATDLDLEGKPLVIKHSRFAAERVEFLVENG, encoded by the coding sequence ATGAGCATGCAAGACATTGCCTCTTCGGGCGTCGCGCTGTGGCGCCTGGTTGCCGACGGCATCGAGCGCGGCATCGCTGACGGCCGCTTTGCCGCCGGCGAAAAGTTGCCGGGCGAAATGGAGATCGCCGAAACCTATCGCGTGAACCGCCACACGGTGCGGCGCGCGCTGGCCGCGCTTGCCGAGCGCGGCCTGGTGCGCGCCGAGCGCGGCAGCGGAACCTATGTCGAGGCCCAACGTCTCGCTTACCCGCTGCGCTCGCGTACCCGCTTCTCCGAGATCGTCGGCGCCGGCGGCCGCGAGCCGCGCGGCCAGTTGATCGAGGCCTCCGAAGACGTCGCGACCCGCGAGCTCGCGCGGGAGCTTGGCCTGAAGGTCGGCGCACCGCTGGTCCGGATCGAGGCCATTCGCCTCGCCGACCGCACGCCGATCTGCGTCTCCACCACCTGGCTGTCAGCAGAACTGTTTCCGGGCGCGGGGGCTGTATTCGCGACGACGCGCTCCATGACGAAGTTGCTCGAGCATTACGGCGTCCGCGACTACCGCCGAGGCGCAACCCGCATCACGGCCGGCATCGTGGACGCGACCGATGCCGCCCGGCTCGATCTCCTGCTCGGCCGGCCGATCCTGGTGGTCGACGCAACCGACCTCGATCTCGAAGGCAAGCCGCTGGTGATCAAGCACTCGCGCTTCGCCGCGGAGCGGGTGGAGTTTCTGGTGGAGAACGGGTGA